The sequence ATCTGCCCCAACCGTAATAGAGGCATTCGGATCGCCTGCCCAGTTCAATGTTTGCAGGATCTCCGGACGAAACCAGAGGATGTAATATCGTCTAACTTTGGAAATTCGCAGTAGCAGCAAGCCACTAGCAACATCTTTAAATTTTTCAGCCTCTGGGTAAAGTTTGGGCAGCGAATCGGTATGAAAAAGAGAGTCATTGACTTGCGTATCTGCCCACTCGATCAAGGTACGCACCTGCTCAAGGGTTGGCGTTGCGCCAACTAATGTGATTTCCTCCTCCAAACAAACGGCAGATCCTTGTGCACTCACCAAGTCCAGTAAGCGAGGGGCTGGATTCACCAGGGCTTCTTTCAGATCGTCGACTTGAGAAATTGATTCCACAAACTCTGATTGCAAAGACCTGAGTTTGACAATGTAATCCAATTCTGCGTAATTGACTTTACTAGCTAATTCTGATGACACGAACTGCCCCAGCAACTCGCAACCTTCCCGAATTTCGTAAGGGATATACTTAGGTGTCTGATGATGGCAAGCTATTAATCCCCAAAGTTGGCGATCGCGGATCAAGGCGATGACCAAGATGGCTGCTACACCCATGTTTTGGTGGTATTCCACACAACAAGGATCAACTCCTCTGATTACCGTCAGGCTGAGGTCGAGCGGTTGTTGCGTAACTGGGTTTTCTGCTGGAACCAGACCGATCGCTGGCGTGGTCAAATCGGGAATAAATCGCAGCAATCCACGTGCGTATAATTCCCTAACTGGCTGTGGAATATCTGTGGCGGGATAGTGCAACCCCAGATAGGTTTGTAAGTCGTCCCGTTTCGCCTCTGCAATCACTTCTCCTGCCCCTTGCGAGTCAAATTGATAGACCATAACCCGGTCAAAGCCTGTGAGTTTGCGAACTGCTTGTGTTGCTAACTGGAAAAATTCACGCTGATTGGATACCTGTTGCAGTTGGGCGATCGCTCGTTTCACCAAAGCAGGAACACTAAAGAAACTCACGTCCGTCTGTTGGCTTTGTTCCAGTTCCAAAATGATCGTATTTCCGGTTCGATGAACTATACCGTTGAAGCATCTCTCACCTACTGAGGTGCAGATAGACAGTTTCAGGGGAATAACGTTGTCAACGTCCTCCAAGTTCTGCCGAAAAGCTGCAACGAATTGGGCATCTAGTAGAGTATCAAGGGATTGACCGAGCAAATTCTGGGGCTGAATGCTGAAGTAATCCTGAGTGTTGGCACTTACTTGCAGGATTGTTAGCTCAGGGTACGACAGCGCTAGCAGGATGCCATGCGGCTGAATCGAACCTGAAAAATGAACAGGTTCACAATTGTCATTAACTGAATTTGGAATTTGGAAATTGCTGGATTCAGACCCACTCATGGCTGAACTTTTTGGATAACTGGGGACTGGTAACTAGGGATTGGGGTATAGGGCAATGGGCAAGAGGCATAGGAAAAACAAGAGCGGGAAGGGGAAAGGGGGAAAGGTGAAAGGTTAATAAATTCCTTTACCCTTTTCCCTTTAACCTTTCCCAATTCCCGATGCCCAATTCCCAGTCCCGCACTTAATTAAGCAATTGCTCTCATTAGTATTACAGTTTCTTGAATAATATTTCGATGAGTTAAGAGCAATCAAGTAAATCTAAAGAAAAAATTAAATTATTCTGCAAATAGACAGATGCAATGTGATCCTGTTCAATAGAATATAAAGAAAATATTAAATACTCTGAGGAATAGGGCAATGCTGATTAACTCCTCAATGCTGCGTTTAACCTGGGCTGTGATTGAAGAAACCGCAAGCTCTGAACTGCTGACTCTCACAGATACAGCGTTAATCAAGCTGATACTACAGCAAATAGCCACTAAGATTTTGCTTAGCGGTGAAGAAGTCTGTGCATTGTATAGCTACATTGGGTCGAAAACAGCACTGATCCGCGATATGGCTGAATCCCGCCTTGCCGCCTGATACTCATGTCAGCTTCACTTTTTTCCTCTGCGTTGGCAGCAAAATCTTAAGAAATAATAAAAAAAGGCATGGTAACTTTATTTCCAATTGCTGAACTTTTTCAAGTCCAGCGAGAATTACTCTGCTTGCAGTAAGTCACGAATAGGTGCGATCGCTATTCGTCTAGCCCGACATTATTGCTGAATACGTCGTCCCATAATGATTAAATCGCGTTCTACACCGTCAAGTTCTGCAACCTTGGGTAAGTAGCCCCAATTTTCAAAGCCAAATTTTTCAAAGAGCTTTAAACTGGGCTGATTATGGGCAAAAATGAAGCATACTAGATTTTTGAAACCTAAATTCGGACTTTGGCTAATTGCCTGGGCAAGCAGCCGCTTTCCCAAACCATGCCGATGATATTTTGGAGCAATGTAAACACTAACTTCAGCAGTAGCATGATAGGCTGGTCGTCCATAAAAGGGTTGTAAACTCAGCCATCCAACCACCATACTCTCTATTTCAATTACCCAAAGTGGGCTTTTCGAGGGCGATCGCGCAGCAAACCAAGCCAACCGACTTTCCACAGACACAGGTTCTAAATCAGCAGTTGCCATGCGGCTGGGAATTGCAGCATTATAAATTGCCACAATTTTTGGCAAGTCAGCTTCAACGGCATGGCGGATAGTCATTGCTATTCCCAGAACAAATCGGAAAATATTAAAAAATCATACAGCGATCTTGGTAGTCATTTCTTCTCTATCTTGAAAATAGGGGAAAGGGGAAAAGGGAAAGGTTAAGGGGGAAAGGAAAGATTTAAGTAGTTGGGCAAAATTAAATTCATTCGTGGAGACAGGGAACAGGTAACGGGGAATGCTTAACAGGAAAACAATGTGTGTAATTAATTCTGTCTGAGTACTTATTTTCATCCGTTTGGTGTGTGATGAAATCGCATGGGCGTCTGGCTTGATATAGTT is a genomic window of Fischerella sp. PCC 9605 containing:
- a CDS encoding ATP-binding protein, with protein sequence MSGSESSNFQIPNSVNDNCEPVHFSGSIQPHGILLALSYPELTILQVSANTQDYFSIQPQNLLGQSLDTLLDAQFVAAFRQNLEDVDNVIPLKLSICTSVGERCFNGIVHRTGNTIILELEQSQQTDVSFFSVPALVKRAIAQLQQVSNQREFFQLATQAVRKLTGFDRVMVYQFDSQGAGEVIAEAKRDDLQTYLGLHYPATDIPQPVRELYARGLLRFIPDLTTPAIGLVPAENPVTQQPLDLSLTVIRGVDPCCVEYHQNMGVAAILVIALIRDRQLWGLIACHHQTPKYIPYEIREGCELLGQFVSSELASKVNYAELDYIVKLRSLQSEFVESISQVDDLKEALVNPAPRLLDLVSAQGSAVCLEEEITLVGATPTLEQVRTLIEWADTQVNDSLFHTDSLPKLYPEAEKFKDVASGLLLLRISKVRRYYILWFRPEILQTLNWAGDPNASITVGADGSVTLSPRKSFERWQEIVRCTSLPWKACELENALDLRSAIVGIVLNKADELAQINQELDSFAYAASHDLKEPLRGIHNFSALLLKGYGEILDDVGKSRLQTLVRLTRRMESLIDALLKFSRLGQAQLHLQPTDLNELVNRVLEDLRISLQGVQPDIRIPRPLPIVCCDPILVGEVFMNLLSNACKYNDKAEQWIEIGYLGREEDTGNEEDTETRGGGDTGNVNKSFSASPRLMLSTSSSPSPITLYVRDNGIGIRERHLETIFRLFKRLHEQHLYGGGTGAGLTIAKKIIERHGGRIWVESVYGEGSTFYLTLVRC
- a CDS encoding GNAT family N-acetyltransferase; amino-acid sequence: MTIRHAVEADLPKIVAIYNAAIPSRMATADLEPVSVESRLAWFAARSPSKSPLWVIEIESMVVGWLSLQPFYGRPAYHATAEVSVYIAPKYHRHGLGKRLLAQAISQSPNLGFKNLVCFIFAHNQPSLKLFEKFGFENWGYLPKVAELDGVERDLIIMGRRIQQ